The following coding sequences lie in one Notolabrus celidotus isolate fNotCel1 chromosome 6, fNotCel1.pri, whole genome shotgun sequence genomic window:
- the LOC117814990 gene encoding parathyroid hormone-related protein-like: protein MMCSIVPIHQWSLAVFLLCSSVTLDGKPVDALSSRARRSVSHVQLMHDKGSSLQELKRRMWLHELLEEVHTAGERAPSVQSRAQSQTFSGNALPEKPPGATKNLHDRFGTDRDGSHLPQETNKALAYKDQPLKVATKRKKKARLGRRRESDNKKRSRARSVSTKEP, encoded by the exons ATGATGTGCTCTATAGTCCCGATTCATCAGTGGAGTCTGGCTGTGTTCTTGTTGTGCTCTTCAGTGACTCTTGACGGAAAACCAGTTGATGCACTTAGTAGCAGAGC gaggaggtcagtgagtcACGTCCAGCTGATGCACGACAAGGGCAGCTCCTTACAGGAGTTAAAACGTCGCATGTGGCTGCacgagctgctggaggaggtgcacaCAGCCGGTGAGCGAGCTCCATCTGTGCAGAGCAGAGCCCAGAGTCAAACCTTTAGTGGGAATGCCCTGCCTGAGAAACCCCCAGGGGCCACAAAGAACCTCCATGACAGGTTTGGGACGGACAGAGACGGCTCTCACCTGCCCCAAGAGACGAACAAAGCTCTGGCTTATAAGGACCAGCCGCTGAAAGTGGCCactaagagaaaaaagaaggcaAGGTTAGGGAGACGAAGAGAGAGTGACAACAAGAAGCGGAGCCGGGCACGGTCGGTTTCAACTAAGGAGCCATGA